One region of Dehalococcoidia bacterium genomic DNA includes:
- the purQ gene encoding phosphoribosylformylglycinamidine synthase I has product MSNVNVLILRAPGTNRDEETAAAFQQAGALTQLATINQVAASAFRFADYQVVVFPGGFAYGDDLGAGRVLASELNLKLRAEIEPFIERSGLVLGVCNGFQTLVKAGILPGPMSKGQTVTLANNDSGRFECRWVYLTANPKSKCVFTKGIQTIYVPVAHGEGKLVAAPEVIDSLDVALYYTDAEGRKHSGYPHNPNGSMKDIAGITDATGRIFGLMPHPEDHIRASQHPRWTRGEAKESSLGSAIYKNAVEWVKSL; this is encoded by the coding sequence ATGAGCAATGTAAACGTTTTGATACTGCGCGCACCCGGCACCAACCGCGACGAGGAAACAGCGGCGGCCTTCCAGCAGGCGGGAGCCCTGACGCAACTTGCCACCATCAACCAGGTGGCCGCATCAGCTTTCCGCTTTGCCGACTACCAGGTTGTAGTCTTCCCCGGCGGGTTTGCTTACGGCGACGACCTGGGCGCAGGCAGGGTGCTGGCGAGCGAGCTCAACCTCAAACTGAGAGCGGAGATAGAGCCTTTCATCGAGCGCAGCGGGCTGGTGCTGGGCGTATGCAACGGCTTCCAGACACTGGTAAAAGCGGGCATACTGCCGGGGCCCATGTCCAAAGGGCAGACTGTCACGCTCGCCAACAACGACTCCGGGCGCTTCGAGTGCCGCTGGGTTTACCTGACGGCTAATCCCAAGAGCAAATGCGTCTTCACCAAGGGCATCCAGACTATCTACGTGCCGGTGGCCCACGGCGAGGGCAAGCTGGTGGCCGCCCCCGAGGTGATAGACAGCCTGGACGTGGCGCTCTATTACACCGATGCCGAGGGGAGAAAGCATTCAGGCTATCCCCACAACCCCAACGGCTCAATGAAAGACATCGCCGGCATTACGGACGCCACCGGGCGCATATTCGGGCTCATGCCGCACCCCGAAGACCATATCCGGGCGAGCCAGCATCCCCGCTGGACGCGCGGAGAAGCTAAAGAGAGCAGCCTGGGTTCGGCCATCTACAAGAATGCCGTGGAGTGGGTCAAGAGCCTGTAA
- the purL gene encoding phosphoribosylformylglycinamidine synthase subunit PurL, with protein MYSIEVCLKQGQPDPRGAGIVRGIHDLGIHKKDIYVTVSDFYWLDGSLTPKELERITRELLVDPITQEYPPQADSPLQNADTAEIHNITVTYNPGVTDPVEETLMQALSNMSITTIRAAKTAQRYRIQGILNSSELDMIKARLLVNPIIQHVVKETPKAFPESPKYVFKLRHIDLLGATSEQLSQIGRDYSLNTPEIAAVKEYYNKLERNPTDAELETLGQTWSEHCVHKTFKARFDFEGQSIDNLLKATVMKATKELSPPWCLSVFRDNAGVIDFDGDWAVCFKVETHNHPSAIEPYGGAATGVGGVVRDVMGTGLGAKPIANTDVFCFGPPDFDFNRLPPGVLHPRRVFKGVRAGVADYGNRLGIPTLNGAILFDERYTANPLVFCGTVGIMPKDMSQQGKQKPGDKVVLAGGRTGRDGIHGVTFASEQLTRDSTELSFTSVQIGNAIVEKKVLDGLLKARDKKLFSRITDCGGGGLSSAVGEMGEETGVKVYLDKVPLKYAGLSYSEIWISESQERMLLAVPPANVEELLEIFAAEGAEATVIGEFTDDKKLTLYYKEHTVCDLQMEFLHGGRPQMSLAAEWTRPIHPEPELAPSGDYNDTLLKILGAWNVCSKEWVIRQYDHEVQGASVLKPLVGEAEDGPGDAAIIKPVATSSRGLIISNGINTRYGDVNPYWMAASAIDEALRQIIAVGGSLKQAALLDNFCWGSVRDKQSLGALVKASQACYDMSLAYKTPFISGKDSLNNEFEHEGKRISIPHTLLISAMAVMEDSSKAISMDLKQAGNLLYLVGQTFAELGGSEYYSRLGYVGNNSPQVRPETSRKLMDSLSLATSMSLVKSCHDLSEGGLGVALAEMAFAGNLGAEVSLGKIPTGEDIERDDVLLFSESNSRFLVEVEPGNQEEFENTLRGNSFALIGKVTPGNTLKVKGLKGKLVISLPIKTLKESWQKPLRW; from the coding sequence ATTTATAGCATCGAAGTATGCCTGAAGCAGGGACAGCCCGACCCGCGCGGTGCCGGTATAGTGCGTGGCATCCACGACCTGGGCATCCATAAGAAAGACATCTACGTAACCGTCAGCGATTTCTACTGGCTGGACGGCTCGCTCACGCCTAAAGAACTGGAACGCATCACCCGCGAGCTGCTGGTCGACCCCATCACGCAGGAGTATCCGCCTCAGGCGGACTCGCCCCTCCAGAACGCCGACACTGCCGAGATTCACAACATCACCGTAACCTATAACCCCGGCGTCACCGACCCGGTGGAAGAAACGCTGATGCAGGCGCTCTCCAACATGAGCATAACCACCATCCGCGCCGCCAAGACGGCCCAGCGCTACCGCATACAGGGTATTCTCAACTCAAGCGAGCTGGACATGATAAAAGCCCGGCTGCTGGTCAACCCCATCATCCAGCATGTAGTTAAGGAAACGCCTAAAGCCTTCCCCGAAAGCCCGAAGTATGTTTTCAAGCTGAGGCATATCGACCTGCTCGGAGCGACCTCGGAACAGCTCTCGCAGATAGGGCGCGACTACAGCCTCAACACCCCGGAAATTGCGGCGGTCAAAGAGTATTACAACAAGCTTGAGCGCAACCCTACCGATGCGGAGCTGGAAACGCTGGGGCAGACCTGGAGCGAGCACTGCGTGCACAAGACCTTCAAGGCGCGCTTCGATTTCGAGGGGCAGAGCATCGACAACCTGCTCAAAGCGACGGTCATGAAAGCCACCAAGGAGCTTTCGCCGCCGTGGTGCCTCTCCGTTTTCCGGGACAACGCCGGCGTTATCGACTTCGACGGCGACTGGGCCGTCTGCTTCAAGGTGGAGACGCACAACCACCCCTCCGCCATCGAGCCTTACGGCGGGGCGGCCACCGGCGTGGGCGGGGTGGTGCGCGACGTCATGGGGACAGGGCTGGGAGCCAAACCCATCGCCAACACCGACGTCTTCTGCTTCGGCCCGCCGGATTTCGATTTCAACCGCCTGCCTCCGGGCGTGCTGCATCCCAGACGGGTCTTCAAGGGAGTAAGGGCGGGGGTAGCCGATTACGGCAACCGCCTGGGCATCCCCACGCTTAATGGGGCTATCCTGTTCGACGAGCGTTACACCGCCAACCCGCTGGTCTTCTGCGGCACGGTGGGCATCATGCCCAAGGACATGTCGCAGCAGGGCAAACAAAAGCCAGGAGATAAGGTGGTGCTGGCGGGCGGGCGCACCGGGCGCGACGGCATACACGGCGTCACCTTCGCCTCGGAACAGCTGACGCGCGATTCGACCGAGCTCTCGTTTACCTCGGTGCAGATAGGCAACGCCATCGTGGAGAAGAAGGTGCTCGACGGCCTCTTAAAAGCCAGAGACAAAAAGCTCTTCTCGCGCATCACCGATTGCGGCGGCGGGGGACTGTCTTCCGCCGTGGGCGAGATGGGCGAAGAGACGGGCGTCAAGGTCTACCTCGATAAAGTGCCGCTCAAATATGCCGGACTGTCGTACTCCGAGATATGGATATCTGAGTCGCAGGAGCGCATGCTGCTGGCCGTGCCTCCGGCCAATGTTGAAGAGCTGCTGGAGATATTCGCCGCGGAAGGGGCGGAAGCTACCGTCATCGGCGAGTTCACCGACGACAAGAAATTAACCCTGTATTATAAAGAGCACACCGTCTGCGACCTTCAAATGGAGTTCCTGCACGGCGGCAGGCCGCAAATGTCGCTGGCTGCCGAATGGACCCGGCCTATACATCCCGAACCGGAACTCGCGCCTTCCGGCGATTATAACGACACGCTGCTCAAGATACTGGGGGCATGGAACGTGTGCAGCAAGGAATGGGTCATCCGCCAGTACGACCACGAGGTGCAGGGCGCCAGCGTGCTCAAGCCCCTCGTCGGGGAAGCCGAGGACGGACCGGGCGATGCCGCCATCATTAAACCGGTGGCAACGTCCAGCCGCGGGCTGATTATTTCCAACGGCATCAACACGCGCTACGGCGACGTCAACCCCTACTGGATGGCTGCCTCCGCCATAGATGAAGCTCTTAGACAAATCATCGCCGTGGGCGGCAGCCTGAAACAGGCGGCGCTGCTGGATAATTTCTGCTGGGGCAGCGTCCGGGACAAACAGAGCCTGGGGGCGCTGGTGAAAGCGTCTCAGGCTTGCTATGACATGTCACTGGCTTATAAAACGCCTTTCATTTCGGGCAAGGACAGCCTGAACAACGAGTTCGAGCATGAGGGCAAGCGCATCTCCATCCCGCACACGCTGCTCATCTCGGCTATGGCCGTAATGGAGGATTCGTCTAAAGCCATCTCCATGGACTTAAAACAAGCGGGGAACCTCCTGTATCTCGTCGGCCAAACTTTCGCTGAGCTCGGCGGCTCCGAGTATTACTCGCGGCTAGGCTATGTGGGAAACAATTCTCCCCAGGTCAGGCCCGAAACCTCGCGCAAGCTGATGGACAGCCTGAGCCTGGCAACCTCGATGAGCCTGGTCAAATCATGCCACGACCTGTCGGAGGGAGGGCTGGGGGTGGCGCTGGCCGAGATGGCCTTCGCCGGAAACCTGGGGGCGGAGGTCTCGCTAGGGAAAATTCCGACTGGCGAGGACATCGAGCGCGACGACGTTTTACTTTTCTCCGAGTCCAACTCGCGTTTTCTGGTTGAGGTAGAACCCGGCAACCAGGAGGAGTTCGAGAATACGCTGCGCGGCAACTCTTTCGCCCTTATCGGCAAGGTGACGCCCGGTAATACACTCAAAGTCAAGGGACTCAAGGGTAAACTGGTCATCTCGCTCCCGATAAAAACGCTCAAAGAGTCATGGCAGAAACCCCTGCGCTGGTAA
- the pdxS gene encoding pyridoxal 5'-phosphate synthase lyase subunit PdxS: MQETGTWKLKTGLAQMLKGGVIMDVINAEQAKIAEDAGACSVMALERVPSDIRAAGGVARMADLTIIENIMKCVTIPVMAKCRIGHFVEARVLEAIGVDYIDESEVLTPADEAHHVWKHDFKVPFVCGCRNLGEALRRIGEGAAMIRTKGEAGTGNVVEAVRHMRTVMDDIRKLSALPQDELPAFAKEIQAPLDLVIEVHNSGKLPVVNFAAGGIATPSDAALMMYLGAEGVFVGSGIFKSSNPSAMAKAIVKATTHYKDASVIAEVSRDLGDAMKGLEISKIPPQELLAGRGW; encoded by the coding sequence ATGCAGGAAACTGGTACCTGGAAACTTAAAACCGGCCTGGCCCAGATGCTCAAGGGCGGCGTCATCATGGACGTTATCAACGCCGAGCAGGCCAAGATAGCCGAGGATGCCGGAGCCTGCTCCGTCATGGCTCTGGAGCGCGTGCCTTCCGACATCCGCGCCGCCGGCGGGGTGGCCCGCATGGCCGACCTTACTATCATCGAGAACATCATGAAATGCGTCACCATTCCCGTCATGGCCAAGTGCCGCATCGGGCATTTCGTGGAGGCCCGCGTGCTGGAGGCCATCGGCGTGGACTATATCGACGAGAGCGAGGTGCTCACCCCCGCCGACGAGGCTCACCACGTGTGGAAGCACGATTTTAAAGTGCCGTTCGTGTGCGGCTGCCGCAACCTGGGCGAGGCCCTGCGCCGCATCGGCGAGGGCGCCGCCATGATACGCACCAAGGGCGAGGCCGGCACCGGCAACGTCGTGGAGGCCGTGCGCCACATGCGCACCGTCATGGACGACATCCGCAAGTTATCCGCTTTACCCCAGGACGAACTGCCCGCCTTCGCCAAGGAGATTCAAGCGCCGCTCGACCTGGTTATCGAAGTACACAATTCCGGCAAGCTGCCGGTGGTCAATTTCGCCGCCGGAGGCATCGCCACGCCGTCCGACGCCGCCCTCATGATGTATCTGGGGGCCGAGGGCGTCTTCGTGGGCTCCGGCATCTTCAAATCATCCAATCCTTCCGCCATGGCCAAGGCCATCGTCAAGGCCACCACGCACTACAAGGACGCCTCCGTCATTGCCGAGGTGTCCAGAGACCTGGGCGATGCCATGAAGGGCCTGGAAATCTCCAAGATACCGCCGCAGGAGCTTCTGGCAGGCAGGGGCTGGTAA
- a CDS encoding GuaB3 family IMP dehydrogenase-related protein, which yields MAKPKFRELRHAYGFDEVAIVPGDVTINPDQTDISYKIGKHKFEIPIIASAMDGVTDPAFAVHMGKLGGLAVLNLEGVQTRYDNPSEILSQIAKASETEVTALMQKTYAQPIREELITVRIKAIKQGGAVCAVAITPANTKRYVKTIVDAGADILVVASTVTSAKHISKSTHGLVFEELCKSVPIPVVVGNCVSYSACIGLMRTGIAAILVGVGPGAACTSREVLGIGVPQITATMDCAQARDDYFKESKRYVPIITDGGFRKGGDVCKAMAAGADAVMIGSIFAQAEGSPGLGYHWGMANPHASLPRGTRIKVGTNGTLEQILFGPTSLTHGSQNLVGALRTSMGVCGAANVAEFHKAEIVIAPAIVTEGKYWQMTKPTC from the coding sequence ATGGCAAAACCCAAATTCCGCGAACTGCGCCACGCTTACGGCTTCGATGAGGTCGCTATCGTCCCCGGAGATGTGACCATCAACCCGGACCAGACCGACATCAGCTACAAGATCGGCAAGCATAAGTTCGAGATACCTATAATCGCCTCCGCCATGGACGGCGTCACCGACCCGGCCTTCGCCGTGCACATGGGCAAGCTGGGAGGACTAGCCGTCCTCAACCTGGAAGGCGTCCAGACGCGTTATGACAACCCTTCGGAAATACTATCCCAAATCGCTAAAGCCTCAGAGACAGAAGTCACCGCCCTCATGCAGAAGACCTACGCCCAGCCCATCCGCGAGGAGCTTATCACCGTCCGCATAAAGGCCATCAAACAGGGCGGCGCGGTGTGCGCCGTGGCTATCACCCCGGCCAATACCAAGCGCTACGTCAAGACCATCGTGGACGCCGGCGCCGATATACTGGTGGTGGCCTCCACCGTCACCAGCGCCAAGCATATTTCCAAGAGCACCCACGGGCTGGTTTTCGAAGAGCTGTGCAAGAGCGTGCCCATCCCCGTGGTGGTGGGCAACTGCGTAAGTTACAGCGCCTGCATCGGACTCATGCGCACCGGCATCGCCGCCATACTGGTGGGAGTCGGGCCCGGGGCTGCCTGTACGTCACGCGAGGTGCTGGGCATAGGAGTGCCGCAGATTACCGCCACCATGGACTGCGCACAGGCGCGCGACGACTACTTCAAAGAATCCAAGAGATATGTTCCCATTATCACCGACGGAGGTTTCCGCAAGGGCGGCGACGTGTGCAAGGCCATGGCAGCCGGGGCCGATGCCGTCATGATAGGCTCGATATTCGCCCAGGCCGAGGGCTCGCCCGGGCTGGGCTACCACTGGGGCATGGCCAACCCCCACGCCTCGCTGCCGCGCGGCACGCGCATCAAGGTTGGCACCAACGGCACGCTGGAGCAGATACTGTTCGGCCCCACCTCGCTCACCCACGGCAGCCAGAACCTGGTAGGAGCGCTGCGGACTTCGATGGGCGTCTGCGGGGCGGCCAACGTGGCCGAGTTCCACAAGGCCGAGATAGTCATCGCCCCGGCCATCGTCACCGAGGGAAAATACTGGCAGATGACCAAGCCAACCTGCTAG
- the rsmI gene encoding 16S rRNA (cytidine(1402)-2'-O)-methyltransferase: MPTLYVVATPIGNLEDMTFRAVRILKEVSLIASEDTRTTAHLLSRYEIKTPLTSYFEHNKKAKLDYLLSKLAEGDVALVSEAGMPAISDPGYELVVAAQQRGILVVPVPGASAFISALAVSGLPTDACHYLGFLPRKAGDRKRLLESVTSERVTLVAYEAPHRLNEALHDILSVLGNRRIAVCRELTKLHEEVFRGTVQEAIDHFIEPRGELTLIIEGRTGEPESAEPEKVIARLREIRESGASAKEATEQVSRETGVSRRSLYREWLKLK, encoded by the coding sequence ATGCCTACGCTCTACGTTGTGGCCACGCCCATCGGCAACCTGGAAGACATGACCTTCCGCGCCGTGCGCATCCTCAAAGAGGTCTCCCTGATAGCTTCGGAGGACACCCGCACCACCGCCCATCTCCTCTCGCGCTACGAGATAAAGACCCCCCTCACCAGCTACTTCGAGCATAACAAGAAGGCTAAGCTGGATTACCTCCTCTCGAAGCTGGCCGAAGGCGATGTCGCTCTCGTCTCCGAGGCGGGCATGCCGGCCATCTCCGACCCCGGCTACGAGCTGGTTGTCGCGGCGCAGCAGCGAGGTATCCTCGTCGTGCCTGTTCCGGGGGCTTCCGCCTTCATCTCGGCGCTGGCTGTCTCAGGGTTGCCCACCGACGCCTGCCATTACCTCGGCTTCCTGCCGCGCAAGGCGGGCGACCGCAAACGGCTGCTGGAGTCCGTGACGTCGGAACGCGTGACGCTGGTGGCCTACGAAGCCCCCCATCGCCTGAATGAGGCATTACATGATATACTGTCTGTGTTGGGCAACCGCCGTATCGCCGTCTGCCGCGAGCTGACCAAGCTGCACGAAGAGGTCTTTCGCGGCACGGTGCAAGAGGCGATTGACCATTTTATAGAGCCCCGTGGAGAACTGACGCTCATCATAGAGGGACGGACTGGGGAGCCCGAAAGCGCCGAACCGGAGAAGGTAATCGCGAGGCTCCGCGAGATTCGGGAGTCGGGCGCGTCGGCGAAAGAGGCGACCGAGCAGGTGTCGCGCGAAACTGGGGTTTCACGCCGCTCACTTTACCGCGAGTGGCTCAAGTTAAAATAG
- a CDS encoding methionine--tRNA ligase, producing MSERILVAVAWPYANSRLHLGHVAGAYLPADIFARYHRVKGDEVIMVSGSDQHGTPVTIRAEAEGKTPAEVAENYHKLFLEDFERLGISWDLFTTTRTANHKQVSQDIFLRLLEKGYIYKQTVSQPWCEKCQRFLPDRYVEGACPLCKSPNARGDQCEQCGKPMNPADLVDARCRTCGTSPSYRESEHFFLKLSALEQPLLAWVKDQTHWRTNVLNFTTRYLEEGLHDRAITRDIDWGIPLPLPGYPGKRIYVWFEAVIGYLSASKEWAQRSGDKEAWRKFWEGGARGYYFIGKDNIPFHTIVWPAMLMGYGGLNLPYDVPANEFLTIESQKFSKSRNLAVWVSDYFERYDADPLRYLLSANMPETSDTDFSWREFVRRNNDELVATYGNLVQRVLTFTYTRFDGVVPTPGALDEASRALLDKAQDTIDVTDKHLYRCHFRDAIRAAMTLAQEANRYLDEKAPWKAIKTDKEAAATSLYVAIAVITALKTLMYPFIPFSSQKLHGYLGLAGKVEDCGWCLVMPEPGTKLNPPQVLFTKLDDAVIEEETRRMGLGAG from the coding sequence ATGAGTGAACGCATCTTAGTCGCCGTGGCCTGGCCTTACGCCAACAGCCGTTTGCACCTGGGGCATGTTGCCGGAGCGTACTTGCCGGCGGACATTTTTGCCCGCTATCACCGCGTCAAGGGCGATGAGGTCATCATGGTCTCCGGCTCCGACCAGCACGGCACGCCGGTAACCATTCGCGCTGAAGCCGAGGGCAAGACCCCCGCCGAAGTGGCCGAGAACTACCACAAGCTCTTTTTAGAGGATTTCGAGAGGCTGGGCATCTCCTGGGACCTGTTTACCACCACGCGCACCGCCAATCACAAGCAAGTGTCGCAGGATATTTTCCTCAGGCTGCTGGAAAAAGGCTACATCTACAAGCAGACTGTCTCGCAGCCCTGGTGTGAAAAATGCCAGCGCTTTTTACCAGACCGCTATGTCGAGGGCGCCTGCCCGCTGTGCAAATCGCCTAATGCGCGCGGCGATCAGTGTGAGCAATGCGGCAAGCCCATGAACCCGGCCGATCTGGTGGACGCGCGCTGCCGCACCTGCGGCACTTCTCCCTCCTATAGGGAATCGGAGCATTTCTTCCTCAAGCTGAGCGCTCTCGAGCAGCCGCTCCTCGCCTGGGTCAAAGACCAGACGCACTGGCGCACCAACGTGCTCAACTTCACCACGCGCTACCTCGAAGAAGGCCTGCATGACCGTGCCATCACGCGCGACATCGACTGGGGCATACCGCTGCCGCTGCCCGGCTATCCCGGTAAGCGCATCTACGTGTGGTTCGAGGCCGTCATCGGCTACCTCTCGGCCAGCAAGGAATGGGCGCAGAGGTCGGGCGACAAAGAGGCCTGGCGCAAATTCTGGGAGGGCGGCGCGCGCGGCTATTACTTTATTGGCAAGGACAATATCCCTTTCCACACCATCGTCTGGCCGGCTATGCTGATGGGCTACGGCGGCCTCAATCTGCCGTATGACGTCCCGGCCAACGAGTTCCTCACTATCGAGTCGCAGAAGTTCTCCAAGAGCCGCAATCTGGCGGTCTGGGTGTCGGACTATTTTGAGCGTTATGACGCCGACCCCTTGCGCTATCTTCTCTCCGCCAACATGCCGGAAACCTCGGATACCGATTTCTCCTGGCGCGAGTTCGTCAGGCGCAACAACGACGAGCTGGTGGCCACCTACGGCAATCTGGTGCAGCGCGTGCTCACCTTCACCTATACGCGTTTCGACGGCGTGGTACCCACTCCGGGCGCTCTCGATGAGGCGAGCCGTGCTCTGCTGGACAAGGCGCAGGATACCATCGATGTTACCGACAAGCATCTCTACCGCTGCCATTTCAGGGATGCCATCCGCGCTGCCATGACGCTGGCGCAGGAGGCCAACCGCTACCTGGACGAGAAAGCTCCCTGGAAGGCCATCAAAACGGATAAAGAGGCGGCGGCTACCTCTCTCTATGTAGCTATCGCGGTCATCACCGCGCTTAAAACGCTGATGTATCCCTTCATCCCGTTCAGTTCCCAGAAGCTACATGGCTATCTCGGTTTGGCAGGTAAAGTTGAGGACTGCGGCTGGTGTCTAGTCATGCCGGAGCCGGGCACGAAGCTCAACCCGCCGCAGGTGCTTTTCACCAAGCTCGACGACGCTGTCATCGAGGAAGAGACGCGCCGCATGGGGCTGGGTGCGGGCTAG
- a CDS encoding polyprenyl synthetase family protein: MELKEAYSLVQPGLNGVEADFKNLIDSQRQFPEMQKMLKQVLVGGKVVRPTLTLLCGSFYNCNLALLQPMATATELMHIATLVHDDAIDSADTRRGNATINSIWGVDLAILVGDFLFARAGEMSARTGSLRVVTLFSQTLGIIARGEVKQALSAFRLDQTFEQYIERVAAKTAALFTLATESGAVLSGAPETSVQILHDYGYNLGIAFQIVDDILDFVGSEKEVGKPVGADLAQGTVTLPAYKLLQRYPKDNPLLKIAQKENLAENIKKVIEMIRASDIIDECYKLAGDYCKLACRDLDKLSDKPARAALVALADYVVKRRK; this comes from the coding sequence TTGGAACTGAAAGAGGCTTACTCTCTGGTGCAGCCGGGGCTGAACGGCGTAGAGGCGGATTTCAAAAACCTCATCGACAGCCAGCGGCAGTTCCCTGAGATGCAGAAAATGCTCAAGCAGGTGCTGGTGGGCGGCAAGGTGGTGCGCCCCACACTGACGCTGCTCTGTGGCAGTTTCTATAACTGCAACCTCGCTTTGCTGCAGCCGATGGCCACCGCCACCGAGCTGATGCATATTGCCACGCTGGTGCACGACGACGCCATCGATTCCGCCGATACGAGGCGCGGGAACGCCACTATCAATTCCATCTGGGGGGTGGACCTGGCCATACTTGTCGGCGATTTCCTGTTCGCCCGCGCCGGCGAGATGTCCGCCAGGACGGGCAGCCTCCGCGTGGTGACGCTCTTTTCGCAGACGCTGGGCATCATTGCGCGCGGCGAGGTGAAGCAGGCGCTTTCGGCTTTCAGGCTGGACCAGACCTTTGAACAATACATCGAGCGCGTGGCCGCCAAGACGGCGGCGCTTTTCACTCTGGCCACCGAGAGCGGGGCGGTGCTGAGCGGCGCGCCTGAGACGTCTGTGCAAATACTCCACGATTACGGATATAATCTGGGTATAGCTTTCCAGATAGTGGATGACATACTCGACTTCGTGGGCAGCGAAAAAGAGGTGGGCAAACCGGTGGGGGCTGACCTGGCGCAGGGCACGGTGACGCTGCCGGCCTACAAGCTGCTGCAACGCTATCCCAAAGACAATCCACTGCTCAAAATAGCCCAAAAAGAAAACCTGGCTGAGAATATTAAGAAGGTCATCGAGATGATACGCGCATCGGATATCATCGACGAGTGCTACAAGCTGGCGGGTGATTACTGCAAGCTGGCCTGCCGCGACCTGGACAAACTCTCCGACAAGCCTGCCCGCGCGGCACTGGTGGCGCTGGCGGACTACGTGGTCAAACGCAGGAAATAA
- a CDS encoding molybdenum cofactor biosynthesis protein MoaE, with product MTQKVFARIVREPISPEAVVNLVRTSDSGCVVTYVGLIRDNSHGKAVRSVEYSDPHGTAEQGLKSIVEEAMRRWPLNAMAIYHRVGVLNVNDINLTVAIGVGHRGEGLAACAFAVDEFKAKLPTTKKETYADGTVYNAQD from the coding sequence ATGACGCAAAAAGTGTTTGCACGCATCGTGCGCGAGCCCATATCGCCGGAGGCCGTGGTCAACCTGGTGAGGACCAGCGACAGCGGCTGCGTGGTGACATACGTCGGCCTCATAAGGGACAACTCGCACGGTAAAGCGGTGCGCTCGGTAGAGTACAGCGATCCTCATGGGACCGCTGAACAGGGACTGAAATCCATCGTCGAAGAGGCTATGAGACGCTGGCCGCTGAATGCCATGGCTATCTATCACCGCGTGGGGGTGCTGAATGTGAACGACATCAACCTGACGGTGGCCATCGGAGTGGGACACCGGGGCGAAGGCTTGGCCGCCTGCGCCTTCGCCGTGGATGAGTTCAAGGCCAAGCTGCCTACTACCAAGAAAGAGACTTACGCCGACGGCACGGTCTATAACGCGCAAGACTGA